One stretch of Macaca nemestrina isolate mMacNem1 chromosome 17, mMacNem.hap1, whole genome shotgun sequence DNA includes these proteins:
- the LOC105469154 gene encoding small ubiquitin-related modifier 2, with amino-acid sequence MADEKPKEGVKTENNDHINLKVAGQDGSVVQFKIKRHTPLSKLMKAYCERQGLSMRQIRFRFDGQPINETDTPAQLEMEDEDTIDVFQQQTGGVY; translated from the exons ATGGCCGACGAAAAGCCCAAG gaaGGAGTCAAGACTGAGAACAACGATCATATTAATTTGAAGGTGGCGGGGCAGGATGGTTCTGTGGTGCAGTTTAAGATTAAGAGGCATACACCACTTAGTAAACTAATGAAAGCCTATTGTGAACGACAG GGATTGTCAATGAGGCAGATCAGATTCCGATTCGACGGGCAACCAATCAATGAAACAGACACACCTGCACAG TTGGAAATGGAGGATGAAGATACAATTGATGTGTTCCAACAGCAGACGGGAGGTGTCTACTGA